From Juglans regia cultivar Chandler chromosome 9, Walnut 2.0, whole genome shotgun sequence:
TGGGGAGGGGGCTACCCTGCACCGTATGGTGGGGGCAGCACCCCCTATTGTGAATTTATACCTATACTTGGTATTgcctgtcttttttttttttgctcagtAGTTGTTCTTGGGCATTTAACAAAACTATTCTATAGATTTCTGATGCCctatattattttcatgcaataatatttctattttcttgtcaTCTCCTACATTAGGTTGTTGGGGATGTCTTCTGATACTGCAAAAGAAAATGCATCTGTAGTCGATTCATCAGTGACTGAATGGAAACAAGATATGGGAAATTCGGATGACCCAGGTAATAATTGATGaaagttacttataaaaaaaaaaaaagaagataattgATGCTAGTTACTCTATTTTTAACTAATTGTGTAAAACAAGTTTTGGTGCGTTGCATTGTAATTAtgtatgttatgtttacttaaATAGAGTCATTAGTATCTTACTCCAGTTTGCACGTCAATCTTTTGATAAATGTTAGATTTTCTGCCTCTTCATTGGGATTTAAAATCATTAGTTGATGAACAGTGGATGCTTGTCAATTAAACATCTTAATTGGGGAAATATCCTAAAATATTCAATCCAGCCATATAACtaattgaaaaattcttcttatcagcCATATAATTGGGGAAATATTCTTCTTATTCAATCCagcctaattatgtggattaataaaGAGAGAATCTTCGGACAGGTCTGGTGTTGAACCTCAAATAACACCTTCCAATGAGGTTGTGCCACGTTGTCATCCCATTTGGCTAGCCGCGCATACACTGAATCGCAGGCTGCATACACAGAAACTCTCTCCCAAGACCATCATCTTAAGACCCTCCCATCTCCAAGACTCTCTCTACCAAGACCTTCGAAGACCCACCCATTCTTCCATTGTTGTGACCCTCTCTCCCTACCGTTAGCTTCTCTTTGGAGACCCATTCTTTCGTTGTCTTGACCATCGAAGCCCCTCGAAGCCGAATCTACAGCAGTTCAAACCCACAATAATTTGCAATGAAAGCTCAAATTTGCAGTGTCCAAATCcacaataaaaatcaaagagattAAATTGCAATCCCATTACATTGACAAACCCATTAGCCAAAAACACAATCACACAAAAGAATCGTGTTGCAAAGATTTCTAAATCATTGTTGATAACAACATTTGCAAGGAAACTAGATTTTCGGCATAGGATTCAAAATAGTAGTGCTATAAACCAAACACAACGTACAAAAATGTCCAGATCTTGAGATAAATGCCCATATCTCCTTTCGTCAAATGCTCGCAGATAAAACCAGAGACAACATGCaaaaactcccaaacaaaatgCACATTTTTGTACACCATTTTATACGTTGTGTCAAAAATGCCTCAAGACATTGCCTATCCCCTTCCGTCAAATGCCCAGATCTTAATTTGCAAGGAAATGgataacaagaaaacacatttcTTTACATACACACATTTGCATTAGAAAGTCTATGAAAAATTTAaccattttatgtttttttagagGCCGACaggcttgaggagagagagagagagcttgaggagggagagagagagagtgaaggaGGGGGGAGGGACAGAGCAGGTGGGGGTTGGGGGAGTGACGACGATAGGTGTCGAACAAAGTGAAGATCGggttgggggggaggggggcatACACTGCATGCACCTCCAGTTTTCATTTTCCTAGAGTTTCTATGTGTCTTACTGTTATTAGTGGGTATAACATGAAGTTTTACACCCATCCGGCTGGTGGCTTCACCcattaataaattattcttacttatatataaaaaaaaaaaactcattgaaATCTGAATATTTGACGTAGGAataatctgaaattttcttgtCAGAGAGCTTTAGTTACAAAGGTAATGAGGGCAGCTACCCATCAAGGGCGGAAAAAGCAGGGAACTCTTGTGATCTACTTGGGATTTCAACTACTAACAAAAAGGGTAGATTGTACAATACAAGATATTTCATCATTAAGAGTTTGAACCATCATAACATCCAACTCTCAATTGAGAAAGGAATTTGGGCTACTCAAGTCATGAATGAACCTATTCTTGAAGAAGCCTTCCATGTAAGATCCCTTGTTTGCTTTCATGTACTGCTTTCTCATCTATTGATGCTTTATAGAGAGAAGCATATGGTTGTCTTGCAGAACTCTGGTAAAGTAATTCTTATATATAGTGTAAACATGAGTGGCTTCTTCCAAGGGTACGCCCAAATGATGTCTTCTGTTGGTTGGAGGCGAGACAATGTTTGGAGTCAAGGAAATGGCAAAAGCAATCCCTGGGGGCGCAGCTTTAAGGTCAAGTGGCTGTGTTTAAATGACTTACCTTTTCAAAAGACTCTTCATCTCAAGAACCCATTGAATGACTACAAACCCGTCAAAATTAGCCGGGATTGCCAGGTGTACTTTTATATCAAgtgcttttttcttttgttttgttttattttttttttggtgggggtGGAGGCTTTGAATCCAGTTTAAGAAAATGACTTCGAGTCATGTATTCTTCAGGAGTTATCTCCAGATATTGGAGAAGCTCTCTGTGAGCTCCTTAATGCGAAGAGTGATGTGGATGACTCGCTGAGTAGGTATGTCTCTTAAGAAGCTGAGTGGTCAACGTGCTTTttatacaagagcaatgcctaagcgtgctttttttttttttttttttgtggaaatttttttttttgtcaaattccAAGTTGATTACTTATTGGTTATTATTGCTTTATGCTGGAGCAGTCTTTACAGGAACGATCTTCCTTCGAAAAGGCTTTGTGTAGAGTCTCCATGTTCTTTAGGGGATGAAGACTATAATGTGCCTCAAATGCATATGTCATGGTCCAGAACGCCCATCCTTTATCCTTCACTGCTGTATCCACATCAGGTTGAAGCAAATAGAATTGATTTAGCAAACCAGAGTTCTACAGGGGttactttttctaaaaattcGCCTATGACTACTGGTGCATCAAAAGTTGAAAGGATGAAACGTTCCCACATTAGTGGAGACTTTACCAATTTACGAGTGGAAATGGATATGTCTCCTCGTTTTGATAGTTGGGGTTTGTCAGCAGAAAGCCCGCATGCTAGTACTCTGACAGAGGATGATTTCCTTGAAATGGTATTAGTGTTCTAGCTTAGTTTCTCTGTTCTAATTGAGATcactaatctctctctctgcctaaTTTGATGTTGAATCCCAGTAAATTTTAGGTTTTGCATTCTTTATCCAATGCTTGCTTTGTGAATTATCCGCCAATGGAGCCTTATCCTTGGTGTCTTTTTTTAGTTCGATTTACATGGTTATTGAGAAAATTTCTCATGATGGCTTAGGATTGGAACTTTTTCGATTCCTGATAAACTGCATTTCGTGGTTTCTTATTGCAGTCTTATGAAGAATATCTGGAGCATACTAGAAGCAGCAAACAGTTATGCCTCCCTGTCAGTACGGTTATCTTACTACATTTCACAGATTTTTATCtccttttatttctaattaGTTGCTCATATTATTAGTTTAAGACTACTATATACCTTCCGTGTGGTGACATGTCTATTGAGCATGATTTATAATATGGACCTACGCACATTGTCTCTCATACCTTTTTTGGATAATTAAAGTGACCTGTTCGTAACTTATGCGGTTCTGTTTTTATCATTCTAGAGAGTTATTATGGTTATTGTGGATAAATATCAGTGCAGTAGTGATTTATCCACCATCTGATTTTAAACCAAGAGGTATCTTGGGGCCTATCAGTTGGATGTTCCGAATCATGATGTGAGCGGAGCCTAAATAGCAGTCACCGGAGCTGTTCCAACCGGACATATCTCTTGACTCATtctattgttttgaaataattagaaTCTAGTCAAGCGGGACAGGTGGGTGGACCATCCCGATGGTCAAACAATCCTAAACCGAGTCATTACTACTGTCTGACAGGTTGCTGGACCGTCTGGGAAAATGAAGGAGTCATCAAGAAGCAAAAAGCATGATGAAAATATGTAAGTCTATTTCTGAAAACCGGGGCTTCATTTTCTCAGATCACCATTTGTTTTACTTGGTGAAATGTTGTGCAGAAATTCAATCTCTAAAGCTGACCAGTGTTGCTCACGTAAGAGGACTCATTGTTCATCTCAGAAATAATCGCTTCTTTGATGTAGGAAAGCTTCTTTCTCTCTCCGGAAGGTGTTGCTGTTTTCAGGAGTTTCGCCATTTCCTGCAAGGCAATGACCAGTGAAGTTATTTGTTCTTTCCCCAAATTGGGACTCGATATGTTGTTGTATAAAATCGTACTATAACATAAAATCTCATAACGGGACTTACTGGGGGCTGGTTGCCAACTTGTACATATATTGATGCAGCATTGgctcctctctctctatctctctctctctctctctggtgaTACGTCTATAAATCAAGAGCTTTGGGGAATGAAAGCTATGGCATGATTGTACAATTTTAAGTATGGATCCAGAATTTTCACGAGTTTGAAAGTAGGAGAAACAATgctaagaaagttaaaaaacaaCAGTCTGTCTTGTATTCACCCCCAAGTCTCTTTTGCAGCTGTGTTAGAATGAAAGACCTCAGAAAATCCACCagcaattttaaaatcaatttattgtaacgtattgagatttttttagtaGAGAGAAGAATGAgtacaataaaataatcatacaaGATATAAGgattttattctctctctcgtaaaaagaaaagagagaagctACCGGTTAGGTGCCTATCCCGTTTTTACACCCGCCAAAGATGCGCTGTCACGTAGGAGATGCAGGAGATTGTATTCTACACTTGCaagcattataaaaaaaaattcacatcttCCCCTCTTTCCATGGAAATGGTGTATCTCATACCTATCAAGTTTTAGAAGAACTGAAACCTGCAGGTTTCAGTGTATGAATCTCAAATCGTCAACCAAAGATCATATTCCTGGTTGTTTGTTGATCAACGACTTGTCGCATATAAAGTTTTTGCAGATGTGGAAGCATACGTACGTAGAACCAATTTACGTATACTTAGTTTTTGCTAGAGGTGTCTCTTTAGAGAATTGTCAACGAAGTCCTTAAAGTTTTCATTACTCAAATCCAGATTTCCCTCTTCTTGAATCTTCTGCTGGTCAAATTTCAAAATGGACAATGAAGTCCATAGCTCTCTCTAACTTTTGGACAACATATTGGTTTGAGCTACATCTTTTGTATTACGAAGGAGAGAAAGGATGTCATGGATGGTGTGATCAGGCAACGGATGATAAGATTCATGGATTCAACTATTTGGTGCATGTTGTAATCTTTTCTATAGTTTTCTGCTAACAAGAAGTATCAAAACAATTTCTATCAAAATGTTTCACATCTTATTGCAGGGGCGTTGggagagagaaatggagaaggGGAGAGGAAAACAGCGCAAGATGAAGAGAAAAGATAGGGGATACTGGGCGAGGGAAAGGGGAGagaaatgacttttttttttttatcatgcatGTAGGTGTAAAATGAAGTTTCCTACACCGCCTAGGTGGCAGCGCGTCATTAGCGAGTGTAAAAGTTGGGAAGGCACCCGTCTGGCCTTGAGctttttccaaaagaaaactgCATATTCATTGCAAAAAACATCAGTTTAATTGGGAACCCTAATTATTATTTGGCGAGAAATATGTTAGccacaaatagattatataaaaataatcttacaaattgatgtgattttatatgattcgttttgtaaaattatttttattataaaatagatctaacagattatataaaatataatctacttcaatttgtaagattgattttgtataatatatttatagctATGCTTCCAAACTCTGAGGCGACAAACAGACTCGTTGTTATCATTGTATGTATTATGACTCAAGTCTTATCAGTAGGGAATtccatgccatgtcatccagGGCAATTTTGAGTAATCGTTGTTAACTAATTTTCAAGTCTGTCTCAGACTCTCATGTGAAACTTCTCCTTAGCGCCGATGAAAGCCTCTTTCTTGCCGTAAGTGCAAgttattatttctctactttttggaatgtgtttttttttttaaaaaaaaaaaaatctttctagTGTTCTGGTTGTGTACTTGCAATGGCGGATGATCTTACGGAGCGATGAAGTTCCCTTTCATTATCTGAAGCCAAAAAATCCATCATACGCCTGTCTAATTCTATGGAGTCAAATAAAGCTTTTGACACTATGAAGTGTTATCTATTTAAGTTTCTGACTGTGAAGTTTTATAACAAGGAGGCGTTCAAAATGATGACGAAGAACTTATGGCATCCTTTGGTCGATTTTTAGATTTATGACATGGGAGAAAATCTTTTTTTGGCAGCATGCTCTACAAAAGGTGAAAATGAGAGGATATTATCCAATGGACCCTGGACTTTTGGAAACAGTCTGATAATATGCACTAATTATGATGGGACTCTACAGATAACAAAAGTTCCTATGTTATTTGGTTCCTTCTGGGAAGATATGATTTACCTCTGGATGGGATGAATGCACAAGCAGCTCAAAAAATTGCAGGAACTCTGGGTGATGTTGAAGATGTTGACCTTATTGAGTCAAGACCTGGCTGGGGGGAATATGTTCGTGTGCACATATCTTTGGATACAAGTAAACCATTGCCGCTAGGTAAATGAGTTGTTGTGGGTGAATTGGATTTTGTATGGGTCCGTTTTAAGTTTGAAAGATTActataattttgttattattgtgGGGTACTGGGACATGGGGAGCGTGATTGACTGCAATGGATTAACAATAAAGGTGCTGTTGGGAGTGTTGATTTTCCTTATGGTTCATGACTGAGGGTGGGGGGTGTTCTTGTGCGAGCACATAATTCTCTAGGATTGTCTAATGAAGGAAGTACAAGCCACCCTTCGCCTGAAGATGATGTTAGGAGCAATTTGCCAGTGAAGGATCCGATGGCAGTTACTGCTTCTCCATCTCAATCGTTGATGATTGCAAAAACGGAGTAGTTGTGTAAAACTGCTAAGGGGAAGGAAAATAAACTAACGTTTATAAGGTTGATGGGCCTTGTGTGGGCTAGGGGCCCATTTTGGATCCAATTGAGTTGCCTTTTATACAAACGCTGATCAAAGCCCACCCAAAATCAacgtcttcttcttctcgtaAGGGCAAACAGAGGATATCAAAGGTGGGTCGCTCTCGTTGTGCACGTTTATCTCAGCTTCCATTGGTTCCTTCAAAGCGTTAGTCAAATGAGAAGGTTTTGGGAGATTCAAGTAATTCAGTCTAGTGAAAAAAACATAAATCGGTTGGAGATGATTCTCTGGTGGATGTCCTTATCATATCGGCAAATCTTGTCTTAAATTCCTATTCTCAGTTTGATTTTGATATGTTTGTTTCAGACCCaatctttggatttttttggcaTTTATCGACAATATATGGGCATCTGGAAACCAATCTCAGAAGAGATACTTGGGCATTGTTACGTTTATTGAATGATCAATTTAATGGGCCATGGTTATGttgtgatgattttaatgaaattctagACAATTCTGAGAAACTAGGGGTACAGAGTGTCCTGCTAGCTAGATGAGGGGTTTTCGGGATGCTTTGGATTATTGTCAATTATGTAGTATAGATGATGTTGGGCCTTTGTATACATGGAGTTATTTGAGGGAGGGGTTAGCTCTTATTCAAGAAAGGCTGGACAGATTAGCTAGTAATTTGGAATGGTTTGATTTATTCCCCTCTTGTAGAGTCTGTAATCTTATTACTTCAATTTCTGACCATAGTTGTTTGGTTTTGAACACAGATGGATTAGTGCACAATGTTTTCAGGAAGCCTCAATTGTTTATGTTTGAGTCCATATGGGTGGATGATAGGGGCTGTGAGGAAGCTATTGCAAATGCATGGACCAATGACTCTGCTATTGCTTTGTCTGATAAATTAGAATAGTGCCATAACAATCTGACAGTTTGGAATAAAGAATCTTTTGGTAATGTTCGACATAAATTGGTTATGAAGAGAAGGGAATTGGAACTACTATAGAATGCACCTTATATTTCTTACTCATTGGATGGGATAAGTCGTGTTAAACATGATATTAATTACTTCttagaaaaagaagaattgaTGTGGAAGCAGAGGTCCCATGTACAATGGTTGGGAGATGGGGATCAAAATAGTAAGTTTTTCCATTTTAAGGCTTCTCAAAGGCAGCTGCgcatgattattttttaaaagtattttgtacCACTAATCCTTCTGACTTTGATGGAGTTTTGCAGCCTGTTCAGCCTTGTGTTTCTGATTCTATGAATGATGATTTAGTGCATGACTTCACAGCAGCTGAGATAAGGGCAGCCTTGTTTCAAATGCAGCCATTGAAAG
This genomic window contains:
- the LOC108990863 gene encoding YTH domain-containing protein 1-like isoform X3; amino-acid sequence: MSSDTAKENASVVDSSVTEWKQDMGNSDDPESFSYKGNEGSYPSRAEKAGNSCDLLGISTTNKKGRLYNTRYFIIKSLNHHNIQLSIEKGIWATQVMNEPILEEAFHNSGKVILIYSVNMSGFFQGYAQMMSSVGWRRDNVWSQGNGKSNPWGRSFKVKWLCLNDLPFQKTLHLKNPLNDYKPVKISRDCQELSPDIGEALCELLNAKSDVDDSLSSLYRNDLPSKRLCVESPCSLGDEDYNVPQMHMSWSRTPILYPSLLYPHQVEANRIDLANQSSTGVTFSKNSPMTTGASKVERMKRSHISGDFTNLRVEMDMSPRFDSWGLSAESPHASTLTEDDFLEMSYEEYLEHTRSSKQLCLPVSCWTVWENEGVIKKQKA
- the LOC108990863 gene encoding YTH domain-containing protein 1-like isoform X1 — translated: MSSDTAKENASVVDSSVTEWKQDMGNSDDPESFSYKGNEGSYPSRAEKAGNSCDLLGISTTNKKGRLYNTRYFIIKSLNHHNIQLSIEKGIWATQVMNEPILEEAFHNSGKVILIYSVNMSGFFQGYAQMMSSVGWRRDNVWSQGNGKSNPWGRSFKVKWLCLNDLPFQKTLHLKNPLNDYKPVKISRDCQELSPDIGEALCELLNAKSDVDDSLSSLYRNDLPSKRLCVESPCSLGDEDYNVPQMHMSWSRTPILYPSLLYPHQVEANRIDLANQSSTGVTFSKNSPMTTGASKVERMKRSHISGDFTNLRVEMDMSPRFDSWGLSAESPHASTLTEDDFLEMSYEEYLEHTRSSKQLCLPVAGPSGKMKESSRSKKHDENMKASFSLRKVLLFSGVSPFPARQ
- the LOC108990863 gene encoding YTH domain-containing protein 1-like isoform X2, coding for MSSDTAKENASVVDSSVTEWKQDMGNSDDPESFSYKGNEGSYPSRAEKAGNSCDLLGISTTNKKGRLYNTRYFIIKSLNHHNIQLSIEKGIWATQVMNEPILEEAFHNSGKVILIYSVNMSGFFQGYAQMMSSVGWRRDNVWSQGNGKSNPWGRSFKVKWLCLNDLPFQKTLHLKNPLNDYKPVKISRDCQELSPDIGEALCELLNAKSDVDDSLSSLYRNDLPSKRLCVESPCSLGDEDYNVPQMHMSWSRTPILYPSLLYPHQVEANRIDLANQSSTGVTFSKNSPMTTGASKVERMKRSHISGDFTNLRVEMDMSPRFDSWGLSAESPHASTLTEDDFLEMSYEEYLEHTRSSKQLCLPVAGPSGKMKESSRSKKHDENINSISKADQCCSRKRTHCSSQK